The Actinosynnema mirum DSM 43827 genomic interval GCAAGGTGAAGGTCGTGTGCCTGGGCTGCCCGGTGCGCACCGAGTGCCTCGCCGAAGCGCTGGACAACCGGATCGAGTTCGGCGTGTGGGGCGGGATGACCGAGCGCGAGCGCAGGGCGCTGCTGAAGCGGCGACCGGACGTGACGTCGTGGCTCGAACTGCTCGACTCCGCGCGCACGGACCACTACGAGGAGTCGGCAGCGGGCTGATCGCGCCGCGCCGACCAGGGGTTTCCTACTCGCCCGCCAGCCGGCGGCCGATCTCGCGCAGACCGTCCAGGTCGTGCACGTCGGTTGGCAGGGCGGGAACCCCGACCAGGGGAACACCGGGGTGCGCACGGGTGAACCGCGCCAGCAGCCGCTTCTCGCGGTCCGCGACGGCGACCCGGTCCGAGTGCACCCGGAGGACGGCGGAGGCCAGCGACGGCCCGCCCACCCGCTCCTCCAGCCGGTCCGCGGCGGCCTCGGCTCCCGCCGGGGCCAGACCGGCCAGCACCGGGTGGGTCCGGTTCGCCACCAGCCCGGCCAGCGGCATCTCCTCGGCGGAGAGCCGCTCCACGAAGTAGCTGGCCTCCCGCAGCGCGTCCGGTTCGGCCGCCGCGACCACCAGGAACTCCGTCCCCGGTGAGCGCAGCAGCTCGTAGGTCGCCTGGGCGCGCTGCCGGAAGCCGCCGAACATGCTGTCGAACGCTTGCACGAACGTGGACGCGTCCTGGAGCAGCTGGCCGCCGACGATCGTCGACACGGCCTTCGTGAACAGGGTGAACCCGGTCCCGACGATCTTCATGATGCCCCGGCCGCCCGCGCGCGCGGGCGCCGACAGCATCTTGATCAGCTTGCCGTCGAGCACCGTCGACAGCCGCTGCGGCGCGTCCAGGAAGTCCAGCGCCGACCGGCTCGGCGGGGTGTCCACCACCACCAGGTCCCACTCGTCGCGCGCCACGAGCTGGCCCAGCTTCTCCATCGCCATGTACTCCTGCGTGCCGGAGAACGAGGTGGAGATCGTCTGGTAGAAGGGGTTGGCCAGGATCTGCTGGGCCCGCTCCCGGCCCGCGTGCGCCAGCACCATGTCGTCGAACGTGCGGCGCATGTCCAGCATCATCGCGTGCAGCTCGCCCTCGGGCTCGAAGCCCTCGACGACCACCGGCCTCGGCGAGTTGTCCAGCTCGCGCAACCCCAGCGACTGGGCCAGCCTGCGCGCCGGGTCGATGGTGAGCACCACCGCGCGCCTGCCGCGCTCGGCGGCCCGCAGCGCCAGCGCCGCCGCCGTGGTGGTCTTGCCCACGCCGCCGGACCCGCAGCACACCAGCACCCTGGTCGCCGGGTCGTCCAGCAGCGCGTCCACGTCCAGCCTGTTCACCGCACCC includes:
- a CDS encoding WhiB family transcriptional regulator translates to MQQQGDWRIKAACRDGEPDQLFVRGAEQRKVKVVCLGCPVRTECLAEALDNRIEFGVWGGMTERERRALLKRRPDVTSWLELLDSARTDHYEESAAG
- a CDS encoding ArsA family ATPase, whose amino-acid sequence is MNRLDVDALLDDPATRVLVCCGSGGVGKTTTAAALALRAAERGRRAVVLTIDPARRLAQSLGLRELDNSPRPVVVEGFEPEGELHAMMLDMRRTFDDMVLAHAGRERAQQILANPFYQTISTSFSGTQEYMAMEKLGQLVARDEWDLVVVDTPPSRSALDFLDAPQRLSTVLDGKLIKMLSAPARAGGRGIMKIVGTGFTLFTKAVSTIVGGQLLQDASTFVQAFDSMFGGFRQRAQATYELLRSPGTEFLVVAAAEPDALREASYFVERLSAEEMPLAGLVANRTHPVLAGLAPAGAEAAADRLEERVGGPSLASAVLRVHSDRVAVADREKRLLARFTRAHPGVPLVGVPALPTDVHDLDGLREIGRRLAGE